A part of Corynebacterium afermentans subsp. lipophilum genomic DNA contains:
- a CDS encoding ubiquitin-like protein Pup, producing MATQQTHASGGGDNHSEDVAAESAGQTQINTSGTDDLLDEIDALLDNNAEEFVKSFVQKGGQ from the coding sequence ATGGCTACGCAACAGACACACGCTTCCGGCGGCGGGGACAACCACAGCGAGGACGTCGCCGCAGAATCGGCCGGCCAGACCCAGATCAACACCTCCGGCACCGACGACCTGCTCGACGAGATTGACGCGCTGTTGGACAACAACGCGGAGGAGTTTGTGAAGTCGTTTGTGCAGAAGGGCGGGCAGTAA
- the dop gene encoding depupylase/deamidase Dop, giving the protein MTRYLGTETEYGITCPDNPQISPLVTSTHAVVAYAALRTQARTRWDYAEEAPLKDARGFNLQRYRSVPVVDANAIGVANVVTTNGARYYVDHGHPEYSSPECSNAFDAMVFDAAGDIVLNDAAACIRELWEQQVSVLAKHEPCPPLKFYKNNVDGKGRSYGSHENYLYSRHTNFENLTQALIPFFVTRQVIIGAGRVGIGQESQEPGFQISQRADYFEQEVSLETTLNRGIVNTRDEPHAPEEEFRRLHVIVGDANMSQFSNFLKLGMTSLVLDAIEAGVDFSDLRLKSPVEEIKAVSHDPTLQYELELLDGQRMSAISILREYRRKCDGRGDVDKQVLTMWGEVLDDLERDPLSTADRLDWTAKWALVRRFGQRGATQAKLQAIDLQYADIDPKTSLYHALVRKGAMRTLVSAEEIARAAVHPPEDTRAYFRGRAGEKFAEDLTASNWQSMLFTVDGQLYRVPLDLLGSHTKADVGELIENSATTRDLLSGLGLAPER; this is encoded by the coding sequence ATGACGCGTTACTTGGGAACCGAGACGGAGTACGGCATCACCTGCCCAGACAACCCGCAGATCAGCCCGCTGGTCACCTCCACGCACGCGGTGGTTGCCTACGCGGCGCTGCGCACCCAGGCCCGCACCCGCTGGGACTATGCGGAAGAAGCACCGCTGAAAGACGCCCGCGGCTTCAACCTGCAGCGCTACCGCAGCGTGCCGGTTGTGGACGCAAACGCGATCGGGGTGGCCAACGTGGTCACCACCAACGGCGCGCGCTACTACGTCGACCACGGGCACCCGGAGTACTCCAGCCCGGAGTGCTCGAACGCCTTCGACGCCATGGTCTTTGATGCCGCCGGCGACATCGTCCTCAACGACGCCGCCGCCTGCATACGCGAGCTGTGGGAGCAGCAGGTCTCCGTGCTAGCCAAGCACGAGCCGTGCCCGCCGCTGAAGTTCTACAAAAACAACGTCGACGGCAAGGGCCGCTCCTACGGCAGCCACGAGAACTACCTGTACTCGCGCCACACCAACTTCGAAAACCTCACCCAGGCGCTGATCCCGTTCTTCGTCACCCGCCAGGTCATCATCGGCGCGGGCCGGGTGGGCATCGGCCAGGAGTCGCAGGAGCCGGGCTTCCAAATCTCCCAGCGCGCGGACTACTTCGAGCAGGAGGTTTCGCTTGAGACCACGCTCAACCGCGGCATCGTCAACACGCGCGACGAGCCGCACGCACCCGAGGAAGAGTTCCGCCGCCTGCACGTCATCGTGGGGGATGCGAACATGAGCCAGTTCTCCAACTTCCTCAAACTCGGCATGACCTCGCTCGTACTCGACGCGATCGAGGCCGGAGTGGATTTCTCGGACCTGCGCCTGAAAAGCCCGGTCGAGGAGATCAAGGCGGTCAGCCACGACCCCACGCTGCAATACGAGCTTGAGCTTCTCGACGGCCAAAGGATGTCCGCGATCTCCATCCTCCGTGAATACAGGAGAAAGTGCGACGGGCGGGGCGACGTCGATAAGCAAGTGCTCACGATGTGGGGCGAGGTCCTCGACGATCTCGAGCGCGACCCGTTGTCCACGGCCGATCGTCTGGATTGGACCGCGAAGTGGGCGCTGGTGCGCAGGTTTGGGCAGCGCGGCGCAACCCAGGCGAAGCTGCAGGCGATTGACCTGCAGTACGCGGACATCGACCCAAAGACGTCCCTGTACCACGCGCTGGTGCGCAAGGGCGCGATGCGCACGCTGGTCAGCGCCGAAGAGATCGCGCGCGCCGCGGTGCACCCGCCGGAGGACACCCGCGCCTACTTCCGGGGACGCGCCGGCGAGAAGTTCGCCGAGGACCTAACGGCGTCGAACTGGCAGTCCATGCTGTTTACCGTGGACGGGCAGCTCTACCGGGTACCTCTGGACCTGCTGGGCAGCCACACGAAAGCGGACGTGGGGGAGTTAATCGAAAACTCTGCGACAACACGCGACCTGCTTTCTGGCCTGGGGCTGGCCCCAGAACGCTAA
- a CDS encoding peptide MFS transporter, protein MTSVTQPGAAAPQTERKFFGQPWGLANLFGIELWERFSFYGMNSLLGYYMYYSATEGGLGIDETTALSLVGAYGGFVYMMALVASFVGDRILGAERTLFYSAILVMVGHVVLALVPGAAGLAIGLVCVGIGSGGVKTATQVVLGDLYTREDPRRDAGFSIFYMSVNIGGLLGPAITGWVWGKSGFHWGFGLAAIGMAIGLMQYILMRKSTIGAAGSEVPNPLPRSKWAPVGFSALAVAAIVVGLLTTGILPLDLLSWVVFAIALAATVILLWEMFASDKVTAHEKSRLTGYIPLLAGSVAFFAIFQSQFTVVALYTDQRADLTFFWTELEPSQVQSFNPLFIIIFAPIFATMWTKLGERQWASATKFGVANIIIGLSLFIFLPYVGKGENSTPLAVLVLILFLFTMGELLLSPVGNSLATKVAPVAFKSRLFAVWLMSVSMGTALSGVLGSLYNPNDAAAERTFFLTLSAITIALGVALIAISRWVVRKFGDVR, encoded by the coding sequence ATGACTTCCGTAACACAGCCCGGTGCGGCCGCGCCGCAGACCGAGCGCAAATTTTTCGGTCAGCCCTGGGGGCTGGCCAACCTCTTCGGCATTGAGCTGTGGGAGCGCTTCAGTTTCTACGGCATGAATTCGCTGCTGGGGTACTACATGTACTACTCGGCAACCGAGGGCGGTCTCGGCATTGACGAGACCACCGCGCTGAGCCTGGTTGGTGCCTACGGCGGGTTCGTATACATGATGGCGCTCGTCGCCTCTTTCGTGGGCGACCGCATCCTCGGCGCCGAACGCACCCTGTTCTACTCGGCGATCCTGGTCATGGTCGGCCACGTCGTGCTCGCCCTCGTTCCGGGCGCCGCAGGACTCGCCATCGGCCTGGTGTGCGTCGGCATCGGGTCCGGCGGCGTGAAGACGGCGACCCAGGTGGTGCTCGGCGACCTGTACACCCGCGAGGACCCGCGCCGCGACGCAGGCTTTTCCATCTTCTACATGTCCGTCAACATCGGCGGCCTGCTCGGCCCCGCGATCACGGGCTGGGTGTGGGGCAAGTCAGGCTTCCACTGGGGCTTCGGTCTGGCCGCCATCGGTATGGCCATCGGCCTGATGCAGTACATACTCATGCGTAAATCCACCATCGGCGCCGCCGGCTCCGAGGTGCCCAACCCGCTGCCGCGGTCGAAGTGGGCACCCGTCGGTTTCAGCGCGCTGGCAGTTGCCGCGATCGTGGTCGGTTTGCTCACCACGGGCATCCTGCCGCTGGACTTGCTGAGCTGGGTCGTCTTCGCTATCGCCCTTGCCGCGACGGTCATCCTGCTGTGGGAGATGTTTGCCTCCGACAAGGTCACCGCGCACGAGAAGTCGCGTCTGACCGGCTACATTCCACTGCTCGCCGGCTCCGTGGCGTTCTTCGCCATCTTCCAGTCGCAGTTCACCGTAGTGGCGCTGTACACGGATCAGCGCGCTGACCTGACCTTCTTCTGGACTGAGCTCGAGCCCTCACAGGTGCAGTCCTTCAACCCACTGTTCATCATCATCTTCGCGCCGATCTTCGCCACCATGTGGACGAAGCTGGGCGAGCGCCAGTGGGCCTCCGCCACGAAGTTCGGCGTGGCCAACATCATCATCGGCCTGTCGCTGTTCATCTTCCTGCCGTACGTGGGCAAGGGCGAAAACTCCACCCCACTTGCGGTGCTGGTGCTGATCCTGTTCCTGTTCACTATGGGCGAGCTGCTGCTCTCCCCTGTCGGTAACTCGCTGGCCACCAAGGTCGCCCCGGTGGCGTTTAAGTCGCGCCTGTTTGCGGTGTGGCTGATGTCGGTGTCCATGGGCACCGCGCTGTCCGGCGTCCTCGGCTCGCTGTACAACCCGAACGACGCCGCCGCGGAGCGCACCTTCTTCTTGACCCTGTCCGCGATCACCATCGCACTCGGCGTGGCTCTTATCGCGATCAGCCGCTGGGTCGTGCGCAAGTTTGGGGACGTGCGCTAG
- the pdxS gene encoding pyridoxal 5'-phosphate synthase lyase subunit PdxS, with the protein MPQAEELNQKFIGGVIMDVVTPEQAKIAEDAGASAVMALERVPADIRAQGGVARMSDPDLIEGIIDTVNIPVMAKARIGHVVEAKILEHLGVDYIDESEVLSPADYVNHIDKRGFNVPFVCGATNLGEALRRINEGASMIRSKGEAGTGDVSEATKHIRKITSEIAALQAIWANNRDELYVAAKELQAPYELVAQTAENGKLPVPLLVAGGVSTPADAAFMMELGADGVFVGSGIFKSGNPEARAKAVVKATKHWNDIAVVTEASRGLGEAMVGINVADLPAPHRLAERGW; encoded by the coding sequence ATGCCTCAAGCAGAAGAGTTGAACCAGAAATTCATTGGCGGCGTGATCATGGACGTGGTCACGCCCGAACAGGCCAAGATCGCCGAGGACGCAGGCGCGTCCGCCGTCATGGCGCTGGAGCGCGTGCCTGCCGATATCCGCGCCCAGGGTGGCGTGGCCCGCATGTCCGACCCGGACCTCATCGAGGGCATCATCGACACCGTCAACATCCCGGTGATGGCCAAGGCCCGCATCGGCCACGTGGTGGAGGCGAAGATCCTCGAGCACCTAGGCGTGGACTACATCGACGAATCCGAGGTGCTCAGCCCCGCCGACTACGTCAACCACATTGATAAGCGCGGCTTTAACGTGCCGTTCGTCTGCGGCGCGACCAACCTCGGCGAGGCGCTGCGCCGCATCAACGAGGGCGCGTCCATGATCCGCTCCAAGGGCGAGGCCGGCACCGGCGATGTCTCCGAGGCCACCAAGCACATCCGTAAGATCACCAGCGAGATCGCGGCGCTGCAGGCGATCTGGGCGAACAACCGTGACGAGCTCTACGTCGCGGCAAAGGAGCTGCAGGCTCCGTACGAGTTGGTGGCGCAGACGGCGGAAAACGGCAAGCTGCCGGTGCCGCTGTTGGTTGCCGGCGGCGTGTCCACCCCGGCAGACGCGGCGTTCATGATGGAGCTTGGAGCGGACGGCGTCTTCGTCGGTTCCGGCATCTTCAAGTCCGGCAACCCGGAGGCTCGCGCGAAGGCTGTGGTCAAGGCCACTAAGCACTGGAACGACATCGCGGTGGTCACCGAGGCCTCCCGCGGCCTGGGCGAGGCGATGGTGGGCATCAACGTCGCCGACCTTCCCGCGCCGCACCGCCTGGCTGAGCGCGGCTGGTAG
- a CDS encoding PLP-dependent aminotransferase family protein: protein MLLHISRDHPTPIPAQIAAGIRDAVASGALSPNDVIPSTRALAEQLGVSRGSVVTAYDQLEGEGYLLTSQGAPTRIHPDLTVAAPLPEPTAGTPARTTSKARISLKPSPGSAGTIRPATWRKAWREAAAEPGNSVDKSGEPELRHAVAEHLRLARSMRVSPDQIVVTGGSREGLMCILFALGPNLRVGVEDPGHPGLRRVIPLAGHEVVECATDTDGVVVNALPDSLDALLVTPSHLYPLGGAMPAARRVELLEWAARTDTVVIEDDFNTELRYRISPQPALSSLATRADVLTLGTFSTLLSRELAAGYVVASPATVEALREVRSVLSMPVSSVTQRAIAHLLNDGVARRASRAVHRGLAQRREVLHERLVPLYDGARLAPGDGADLTVRFGTREERDAFETRLLEAGIASGQESTLWTNSGDGLVLSFAHLSAGDFDVAVDTVAQTLATLGRAQT, encoded by the coding sequence ATGCTGCTGCACATCTCCCGCGACCACCCCACCCCGATCCCCGCGCAGATCGCCGCGGGCATCCGCGACGCCGTCGCCAGCGGGGCGCTTTCTCCTAACGACGTCATCCCGTCCACCCGCGCCCTCGCCGAACAGCTCGGCGTATCCCGCGGCAGCGTGGTCACCGCCTACGACCAGCTCGAAGGCGAGGGCTACCTGCTGACCAGCCAGGGCGCGCCGACGCGGATCCACCCGGACCTCACCGTCGCCGCACCCCTGCCCGAGCCCACCGCCGGCACGCCTGCCCGTACAACCTCGAAGGCCCGGATCTCCCTGAAGCCCTCACCCGGCAGCGCGGGCACCATCCGCCCCGCAACCTGGCGTAAGGCGTGGCGCGAGGCAGCTGCGGAGCCCGGGAACAGTGTGGACAAGTCCGGCGAGCCTGAGCTGCGCCACGCCGTTGCCGAGCACCTCCGCCTCGCCCGCAGCATGCGCGTATCCCCGGATCAGATCGTGGTCACCGGTGGCTCCCGTGAGGGACTCATGTGCATTCTTTTTGCGCTTGGTCCAAACCTGCGCGTGGGCGTGGAAGACCCCGGGCACCCGGGACTGCGTCGCGTGATCCCGCTCGCCGGCCACGAGGTCGTGGAATGCGCCACCGACACCGACGGCGTCGTGGTGAACGCTCTCCCCGACTCCCTCGACGCCCTGCTGGTCACCCCGTCGCACCTCTACCCCCTCGGCGGCGCCATGCCCGCCGCCCGCCGCGTGGAGCTGCTCGAGTGGGCCGCGCGCACCGACACCGTGGTAATCGAAGACGACTTCAACACCGAACTGCGCTACCGCATCTCCCCGCAACCGGCGCTGTCCTCGCTGGCAACCCGCGCGGACGTGCTCACCCTCGGCACGTTTTCCACGCTGCTCTCCCGCGAGCTCGCCGCCGGCTACGTCGTGGCCTCGCCAGCGACCGTCGAGGCTTTGCGCGAGGTCCGCAGCGTCTTGAGCATGCCGGTTTCCTCCGTCACCCAGCGGGCGATCGCGCACTTGCTTAACGACGGCGTCGCCCGCCGCGCATCCCGCGCCGTCCACCGGGGATTAGCGCAGCGACGGGAAGTACTACATGAGCGGCTGGTTCCGCTATACGACGGTGCCCGACTCGCACCCGGCGACGGCGCGGACCTCACGGTTCGTTTCGGCACCCGAGAAGAGCGGGACGCGTTTGAAACGCGTCTGCTTGAGGCCGGTATCGCGTCCGGGCAGGAATCCACCTTGTGGACCAACAGCGGCGACGGTTTGGTGCTGAGCTTTGCACACCTCAGCGCTGGTGATTTCGATGTCGCTGTCGACACAGTTGCTCAGACGCTCGCTACCCTGGGCCGAGCCCAGACGTGA
- a CDS encoding NAD(P)/FAD-dependent oxidoreductase, with the protein MDETSYLLNSPANARALRERLIRLERNVAESKELASDATSFASQHFDVVVVGGGFAGTAAAINLARANRKVCLVDAGTPRNRNSEHMHGVIGLDAANPSALLARGHAEFVSYEGLLIDGRVETLEHLDTGDWLVKLASGEASTASQVLVATGITDVLPEVPGLSETWGTRVFHCPYCHGYEVNGKNLGVVGGKNPGFTTRIATLLTKWASSVTLYANGMDLSPEQRERLEQCGVALVIDDVSGVSPATDDDHAVEIATGSGSVRYEACFTGPEFKPNDELLRGAGCTVADGWVQVEGGKTSQPGLWAVGNVVSSPDQVSQALGSGAAVAIAIDQHLFDQNQAAEGSKPTR; encoded by the coding sequence ATGGACGAGACCAGCTACCTACTGAACTCACCTGCAAATGCACGGGCGCTGCGCGAGCGTCTCATTCGTCTTGAACGCAACGTCGCCGAGAGCAAGGAACTCGCATCCGACGCAACAAGCTTTGCGAGTCAACACTTTGACGTCGTTGTCGTCGGTGGCGGATTCGCAGGGACCGCGGCAGCGATCAATCTCGCGCGAGCGAACAGGAAGGTATGCCTCGTGGACGCGGGTACGCCTAGGAACCGCAACAGTGAGCACATGCATGGCGTGATCGGCCTCGACGCAGCGAATCCCTCCGCACTGCTTGCCCGCGGCCACGCCGAGTTCGTGTCGTACGAGGGCCTTCTCATCGATGGACGCGTAGAAACCCTGGAGCACCTGGACACGGGCGATTGGTTGGTGAAGCTTGCGTCAGGCGAGGCATCCACGGCTTCGCAAGTGCTGGTTGCAACCGGAATCACGGATGTGCTTCCCGAAGTGCCTGGATTGAGCGAGACGTGGGGAACCCGTGTCTTTCACTGCCCCTACTGCCACGGCTACGAAGTCAACGGCAAGAACCTCGGTGTCGTCGGAGGCAAGAACCCGGGGTTCACCACCAGGATCGCAACGTTGCTGACCAAGTGGGCCTCCAGCGTCACGCTTTACGCCAATGGGATGGACCTGAGCCCAGAACAGCGCGAACGCCTTGAACAGTGCGGGGTAGCTCTCGTCATCGATGACGTATCGGGAGTTTCACCAGCCACTGACGACGACCACGCCGTCGAGATCGCCACTGGCTCCGGGTCGGTTCGTTATGAAGCCTGCTTCACTGGTCCGGAGTTCAAGCCGAACGACGAACTCCTCCGGGGAGCTGGCTGCACTGTTGCAGATGGCTGGGTCCAGGTGGAGGGAGGAAAGACCTCGCAGCCTGGACTGTGGGCGGTCGGCAACGTAGTTAGCTCGCCGGATCAGGTCTCTCAAGCGCTCGGATCGGGTGCCGCCGTGGCTATCGCCATCGACCAGCACCTGTTCGACCAAAACCAGGCCGCGGAAGGCAGCAAACCTACCCGATGA
- the arc gene encoding proteasome ATPase: protein MPEIHDDAFGPELRELKRKNRDLGSRNEKLAELLKVSRDKLNDLYAKVEELNEPASTYGIYLAPAPRDGEAEVHTTGRRMRLKVSPLVDPSKLVPGTLVRLGEGTIVVETCGFDPTGQLATMVERVGVERAVVADQQGAESIVMLAEPLRESARAGDTVLVNASAGYAFERIAKTEVNQLSLDEIPDVTYADIGGLSSQIETIQDSVELPFSHPELYQAYDLRPPKGLLLYGPPGCGKTLIAKAVANSLSQRIGDGGQAHFINVKGPELLNKFVGETERRIRLIFERARELAAGGNPVIVFFDEMESIFRTRGSGVSSDMETTVVPQLLTEIDGVEDIANVIVIGATNREELIDPAILRPGRLDIKIRVSRPNKDEAKDILARYITEEVPLAAASEVLIDATADAMFAPRPFVRLELVDGSAETLHYHHFVSGAMIANVVDRAKKLAIKDHLSGVSTAGLTEEHLREAVRAEQDESEDMPNTANPDEWARITGRHGKRVVAAEVIG from the coding sequence ATGCCTGAAATCCACGACGATGCCTTCGGACCGGAGCTGCGCGAGCTCAAGCGCAAAAATCGCGATCTCGGGTCGCGCAACGAGAAGCTCGCTGAGCTGCTGAAAGTCAGCCGCGACAAGCTCAACGACTTGTACGCGAAGGTCGAGGAGCTCAACGAGCCGGCATCGACGTACGGGATCTACCTCGCGCCCGCACCGCGCGACGGAGAGGCGGAGGTGCACACCACCGGACGGCGCATGCGGCTGAAGGTCTCGCCGCTGGTGGATCCGTCCAAGCTGGTCCCCGGCACGCTCGTGCGGCTGGGCGAGGGCACGATCGTGGTGGAGACCTGCGGTTTCGACCCCACCGGCCAGCTGGCAACCATGGTCGAGCGCGTCGGCGTGGAACGCGCGGTTGTGGCGGACCAGCAGGGCGCCGAATCGATTGTCATGCTCGCCGAGCCGCTGCGCGAATCCGCCCGCGCCGGCGACACGGTGCTGGTCAACGCCTCCGCCGGTTACGCGTTTGAGCGTATCGCGAAGACCGAGGTTAACCAGCTGTCCCTGGACGAAATCCCGGATGTCACCTACGCCGACATCGGCGGTTTGAGCTCCCAGATCGAAACGATCCAGGATTCCGTGGAGTTGCCGTTTTCTCACCCGGAGCTCTACCAGGCCTACGACCTGCGACCGCCGAAGGGGCTTTTGCTGTACGGCCCGCCCGGCTGCGGCAAGACGCTCATTGCCAAGGCAGTGGCGAATTCGCTGTCGCAGCGCATCGGCGACGGGGGACAGGCGCACTTCATCAACGTCAAGGGCCCCGAGCTGCTGAACAAGTTTGTCGGCGAGACCGAGCGTCGCATCCGCCTGATTTTCGAGCGCGCCCGCGAGCTGGCCGCCGGTGGCAACCCGGTGATTGTCTTCTTCGACGAGATGGAGTCCATCTTCCGCACCCGCGGCTCCGGCGTGTCCTCTGACATGGAGACCACGGTGGTGCCGCAGCTGCTCACCGAGATCGACGGCGTGGAGGACATCGCCAACGTCATCGTCATCGGCGCGACCAACCGCGAGGAACTCATCGACCCGGCCATCCTGCGCCCCGGCCGCCTGGACATCAAAATCCGGGTCTCGCGCCCCAATAAAGACGAAGCCAAGGACATCCTCGCGCGCTACATCACCGAGGAGGTCCCACTTGCGGCCGCGAGCGAGGTGCTAATCGACGCCACCGCGGACGCCATGTTCGCCCCGCGTCCCTTCGTGCGCCTCGAGCTTGTCGACGGCTCCGCCGAAACCCTGCACTACCACCACTTCGTCTCCGGCGCGATGATCGCCAACGTGGTGGACCGCGCCAAGAAACTGGCCATCAAGGACCACCTCTCGGGCGTATCCACCGCCGGACTGACGGAGGAGCACCTTCGCGAGGCCGTGCGCGCCGAGCAGGACGAGAGCGAGGACATGCCGAATACGGCGAACCCCGACGAGTGGGCGCGGATCACCGGCCGCCACGGCAAGCGCGTCGTCGCCGCGGAGGTCATCGGGTAG
- a CDS encoding tRNA (adenine-N1)-methyltransferase has translation MYSGPFQPGDKVQLTDAKRRHFTIELKEGGQFHSHKGIVSHDDIIGADEGTVVKSTLGSDYLCFRHLLVDHVLSMPRGAAVIYPKDAAQILVEGDIFMGARVLEAGAGSGALTMSLLRAVGPEGHVYSYEIRDDHLAFAKDNVADYFGGEPEWWTPRLGDFGEVTPEDLDGQVDRVILDMVEPWHFIDTVKNVLIPGGVFMTYVATVPQLMNIMEAIREAKCFTEPRAWETLLREWKVDGLATRPEHRMNAHTAFLVWTRRLADGVTPPRPQRKARR, from the coding sequence ATGTATTCGGGACCGTTCCAGCCAGGCGACAAGGTGCAGCTCACAGACGCGAAGCGCCGCCACTTCACCATCGAGCTCAAAGAGGGCGGGCAGTTCCACTCGCACAAAGGCATAGTCAGCCACGACGACATCATCGGCGCCGATGAGGGCACCGTGGTGAAGTCGACGCTCGGCTCCGACTACCTGTGCTTCCGCCACCTGCTGGTGGACCACGTGCTGTCCATGCCGCGCGGCGCCGCGGTGATCTACCCGAAAGACGCCGCCCAGATCCTGGTCGAGGGCGATATTTTCATGGGCGCGCGAGTGCTCGAGGCGGGCGCCGGTTCCGGCGCGCTGACCATGTCGCTGCTGCGCGCTGTGGGCCCGGAAGGCCACGTGTACTCCTACGAGATCCGCGACGACCACCTGGCGTTTGCCAAAGACAACGTCGCCGATTACTTCGGTGGCGAGCCCGAGTGGTGGACCCCGCGCCTCGGCGATTTCGGCGAAGTCACCCCGGAAGACCTGGACGGCCAGGTCGACCGCGTCATCTTGGACATGGTGGAGCCGTGGCACTTCATCGACACCGTGAAAAACGTGCTCATCCCCGGTGGCGTGTTCATGACGTACGTGGCCACCGTGCCGCAGTTGATGAACATCATGGAGGCCATTCGCGAGGCGAAGTGCTTCACCGAGCCGCGCGCGTGGGAGACTCTGCTGCGTGAGTGGAAGGTTGACGGCCTTGCCACGCGCCCGGAGCACCGCATGAACGCGCACACGGCATTCCTCGTCTGGACGCGCAGGCTCGCCGACGGGGTGACGCCGCCCCGGCCGCAGCGCAAAGCTCGTCGATAA
- a CDS encoding M18 family aminopeptidase, with protein sequence MTQPFIDFIAQSPSAFHASAAVAEKLQAAGFTRNISLDDGAHAPGGQLIERDGAVVAWWVPEKARPRFRVVGSHTDSPGLMAKPDPDVVREGFRQAAVEVYGGPILASWFDRDLTFAGRVVTADRTEHLVNTGPVARVPNLAIHLYRGDMPEIDRQVHTQPILGVDRPLLELAAKSAGLSAEDIVAHELITADAQRGQVIGDLLAAGRLDNLTSVWASLEAMLAAKDDAEDILVLAAFNHEEVGSASTAGAGGPLLERVLTKVAAGFGDPAEIIANSIQVSADAAHAVHPNYPGRHDPTHHPLVNKGPVLKINANQRYASNAATETEWILACRAAGVPHQTFVGNNAVPCGSTIGPISATRLGLPTVDVGVPLLSMHSARELCGVDDMDYFVRALTAFYTAAQ encoded by the coding sequence ATGACACAGCCGTTCATCGATTTCATCGCCCAAAGCCCCTCCGCGTTCCATGCGAGCGCGGCCGTCGCCGAAAAGCTGCAGGCCGCGGGGTTTACACGGAACATCTCGCTTGACGACGGCGCACACGCCCCCGGCGGCCAACTCATCGAGCGCGACGGCGCTGTGGTCGCCTGGTGGGTGCCCGAAAAAGCCCGCCCACGGTTCAGGGTGGTCGGCTCCCACACAGATTCGCCGGGGCTGATGGCCAAGCCGGACCCGGACGTGGTGCGCGAGGGCTTCCGCCAGGCTGCGGTGGAGGTCTACGGCGGGCCGATTCTGGCCAGCTGGTTCGACCGCGACCTGACGTTTGCGGGCCGTGTGGTCACCGCGGACCGCACCGAGCACCTGGTCAACACCGGCCCGGTCGCGCGAGTGCCCAACCTGGCCATCCACCTCTACCGCGGCGACATGCCGGAGATCGACCGCCAGGTGCACACCCAGCCAATCCTGGGCGTGGACCGACCGCTGCTGGAGCTGGCGGCAAAGTCTGCGGGGCTTAGCGCCGAGGACATCGTGGCGCACGAGCTGATCACCGCGGACGCGCAGCGCGGCCAGGTCATCGGCGACCTGCTCGCCGCCGGCCGCCTGGACAACCTGACCAGCGTGTGGGCCTCCCTTGAGGCGATGCTCGCAGCCAAGGATGACGCCGAGGACATCCTGGTACTGGCCGCCTTCAACCACGAGGAGGTCGGTTCGGCGTCCACCGCTGGCGCGGGTGGGCCGCTGCTGGAGCGTGTATTGACCAAGGTCGCGGCTGGTTTCGGCGACCCGGCCGAGATCATCGCTAACTCCATTCAGGTCTCCGCCGACGCGGCCCACGCCGTGCACCCCAATTACCCGGGCAGGCACGACCCCACCCACCACCCGCTGGTGAACAAGGGCCCGGTGCTCAAGATCAACGCGAACCAGCGCTACGCCTCCAACGCCGCCACGGAGACAGAGTGGATCCTGGCCTGCCGCGCGGCGGGCGTGCCGCACCAAACGTTCGTGGGCAACAACGCTGTGCCGTGCGGATCCACCATCGGCCCGATTTCGGCGACGCGCTTGGGCCTTCCCACGGTGGACGTCGGCGTGCCGCTTCTGTCCATGCACTCCGCCCGAGAGCTGTGCGGCGTGGACGACATGGACTACTTCGTGCGCGCGCTGACGGCTTTTTATACAGCGGCGCAGTAG